The genomic stretch TCGTCCCTCATGCCTCGTTTGCCCATGCCCCTCAAATTAGGGACGATTTTCAAATTTCAAAATAACGAATTTTGGATCAATATGCAACACCGCCGATTTTTGGAAGCCACGCCGATGGCTGATGACAGCTTTCTTGAGATACCCCTTGGTGCGCCGGAGCCTACTTCGTCACGTTCGCTTTCAGATGCGCGTTGAGTATCTCAACAGGATTGAGATCCAGGTAGGAAGAACACCTCGATCTTGTCGCCGTGCTCGGCCAACCACGCCTTGACCGGCTTGGCGTGATGAACCTTCAGATTGTTTCGAGAATCAAAAACACTTTCTTGCTGTGCATGTCTTTGATCAGCCTCTTCAAGAAGGCGAGCAGAATGTCTGCGTTTATCGCGCCCTAGAATATTTTTTAGCGCACTTGGCCGCGGTTTTTCACCGTCGACATTACCGGAAGGCCTTCGCGTCAGCTCACCATGCGGCGCTCGGGTATCTTACCCATTGGGGGCGTAGGAGCGGTCTTGTACATCATCCGAGCGCAGTCTCGTTTCGTCGCCCCTACTATTGATCCGAAATTTGTGATCAATCACTGTGACCAGCTCATGGCGGGCTTGCACCCGCAGGAGTGGATCCATGCTGGGCGCACAAAGAAAAGCGCCGCTGTCGGAAGCGGTGCAATCCCTTTCTGTGTAAGGATTTTTCTGGCCCGCCCTACACGATTCGAACGTGTGACCTACGGCTTAGAAGGCCGTTGCTCTATCCGTCTGAGCTAAGGGCGGTCGTGAGACAGGCAGTGCTATTTATCCGCAATTCGTTATCTTGAAATTGGAAAATCGCCCCTCATGTCTCGTTTTTTCATGCCCATCACATGATGGACGATTCTTCAATTTCAAGATAACGAATTGCGGATAAATGATACCCACACAAAGAGACATGCGAATGGTCAGAGCTGACCTATCCGCTCAGGCTATTCCAGACGAAGCACAAAACTCACTCTGCAAAAAAACCATTATACAATTATACTCGATCGCTTCCAGGCAGTCCCAGGCAGTCAGCGTAAAACGGGGCAGAAGATCCGGGCGTCGAAATCGGTCGCGCCGCTGCCGACACGCGGCATCTCCAGTCAAACCGGTTGTGGATGGGACGCGAACCAGCCGATGCAGAACAATCCAGCCAGCATGCAATACACGCCGAACGTGGCCAACCGCCCGCGCCCCTTGAAATAACGCATCAGAAAACGCACGCTCAAGTAGGCGGCAATCACCGTCAGCATGCCGCCCAGCGCGGCATCGGCCAACTGGTCCGGCGCATGGAACAGCTTCGGTAGTTCGAGAATGCCCGCAGCTAGGATGACCGGCGTGCCCAGCAGGAACGAGAATTCGGCCGCCTTTTCGGTAGTGAGCCCCGCGGCGTTGCCGGCGATCATGGTCAGCCCGCTGCGCGAGAAACCCGGGATTAGTGCGCCCACTTGCGCGAGGCCGACCAGGAAGGTTCGGCCCACACTAAGGCTCTCAGGCCTGCGATGCGCGCGCGCGCGCTGCAGGCTATCGCCCCACCACAGCAGGATGCCGTTGACGACCAGCGCGCCGGCCACGATCCGAAGGTCATGGAACACATGCTCGATCTTCTTCTCGAGCAGCAGCCCCACCAGCCCAGTCGGAATGGTGCCAATGATCAGCGCCCACATCATGTGTGCGTCGTCGCTGGGGCACCCCGCGAAGGAGGCGAAGAACCCCCGCACCAGCGCATACCAGCGTGCGCGGAAATACCAGAGCAGTGTGAGCGCGGTACCAAGGTGCAGCGCGACCAGGAACGGCAGCAACTGCGGCGCATGCTTGTCGATATGTATGCCGATCAGGGCAGGCACGAGCAGCGTGTGGCTCAGACTGCTGACGGGGAAGAGTTCAGTCACGCCCTGCAGAACGCTCAGAAATAACATAAACCAGAGGTTCACGCGTTAGGCCTTTTTAGCTGGGCGGTTTCAAGAGTGCAGTGCAACACGCCGTTGATTATTGATCAGAAATTCGTGATCTTGAAATTAAAAAAAGCGTCTCTCATGTCTCGTTTTTCCATGCTCATCACATGATGAGTTGATGTGTGCATTTCAAGATCACAAATTTTTGATCAATAATCGGTCTTCACGCCAAGTAATGCCTGAATCAGCATATCGCCATACAGATGCGGGTGACCACGCATGGGTATGGCGTCGGGTATTTTGGCAAGAACGGCTGCATCTGTGTCCATATTGTCACG from Burkholderia sp. encodes the following:
- a CDS encoding undecaprenyl-diphosphate phosphatase, which gives rise to MNLWFMLFLSVLQGVTELFPVSSLSHTLLVPALIGIHIDKHAPQLLPFLVALHLGTALTLLWYFRARWYALVRGFFASFAGCPSDDAHMMWALIIGTIPTGLVGLLLEKKIEHVFHDLRIVAGALVVNGILLWWGDSLQRARAHRRPESLSVGRTFLVGLAQVGALIPGFSRSGLTMIAGNAAGLTTEKAAEFSFLLGTPVILAAGILELPKLFHAPDQLADAALGGMLTVIAAYLSVRFLMRYFKGRGRLATFGVYCMLAGLFCIGWFASHPQPV